Genomic segment of Coffea arabica cultivar ET-39 chromosome 1e, Coffea Arabica ET-39 HiFi, whole genome shotgun sequence:
gaggataaaatcttgtggctcgttttCAGTGCTTCATTCTCTATGTAATCCTGATAGCTCTCGTAAGTAGAGTAATCcttgagcacacgagctacggtcttccatggCGTCAAACAAGTCAACAATGATCTGAATTCTCCATTCGTTCCTCCATCACACGCATTTATTGGTCCAATATATCTTTTCATCgccactcttaatttattcctgtcatgaaattcaaaattttctggtataacaaagtcaatctcactaacaggaattgaagaataagagtcaggagaatattgattaaggaatggaggagatgtcaccgcatttgaaAATTGTTCAGTgtattcattcacttgaacgaGTTGATCCTGGagtctcatttcttgcacttcaacttccttttcaactgcatctttagatctgtttccttgaaactcttgcagttccatgtcatttggcTGGATAATCGCACTCTCATCTTCTTCAAGGTTGATATTGATTTGTGAGGGTAATTCTTCACAAATGTGAGAAGCCAATTGCGTTATCTTGGACGTCAATAGATGCACTTGATCCGCCATGTTACGAATACTCGtttgtgtctcctgatgaaatcgatATGTATTAGCAGCTAGTAATTCaatgatttcttcaagagacatacctgacatggatgatggttgttgagactcttgctgttgaaaattcattggtccggtcgcataattaaaattggaattatcccaccatccttgatcatacatGTTTGGGTAAGGGTCATACCGCGTTTGAAATCGaggtgaaaaattttcaaaaagtatCAATTGGTGCACTTAGATTatcttgaaatgcggggcatATGTCAATTGAATAACCTGAGGCAAAATAAGtttcacaatttgcaacagcccattgatcattaggaaaaacacgagtctcataaccccattcaggaaTAAAGTctagtctatcatcaaaatacggaatgttagcagccataaactatataaaaaaaagagaaaaataaataaaaaatgaaaacaagatgaactcaaaaagaaacaaattaatctggcaccagtccccggcaacggtgccaaaaattgacaggttgtcagcctgtgcaataataaaacctgctcaactaaaattaatttctgtagatagtggtaagtagggtcgaatccacagggactgggtataactgtttcttttcaaatccacAGTAacaaagggggtgtttttgtgcagaaggtgacaatcaaaaaaattcaaataaaatctaagaaactactaaaaattaaataacaatttactaaaatcaaatgaataataattaaggctctagccaagaaataacttcagcaatggttcacctaattgattaTCGATGCAAaaccaattccaattatttactaataaataggttacaACCGttaaacaagcgatgacagtcaacccctccttactgtgtcggtgattaaggtacgcccgttaatcactgccctaattgaaaaataatcctaggtacgcccgtaagatttaattccccaattgccttatgtttagaggagccctattctaatcaaataacacactaccagggttattttaggttagcccgcgtatttccctgacacaaatccaatcatgtcagttgtcactatatcaaggtaattaaacaattacggatttaatgccctaattgacaatagattaccaaattaactaattatccggatccaagacaatcaattaattgagCAACCATAAGCACTGTAATCaaagaatatgcgaataccattaaataaaagaaaaagataaaattaaatcaatctcacaatttttaggtgaACCAAAACCTCCATAGTTCCTTGGCTAGAAAAGGAGATTTAATTCATCTCTATGGAGAAAATCCCATGCAAAAATTCAGCAGTAATTGTCGAGGACATTCTTCTCTATATGATAAAGAAATCCGAATAAttaaaaatgagaggaaaagtaCAAAGTCAAAAGGAATGCTATTGTCTTCTCCGTAGCCTCTAGCCAGAGGCTTACGGGAATAACCCAAAGTGAAGGAACCCTACGCCTCCTCAGTCTGTtgctttattttgtttctatCTTGCGGCCGACCCTATTCCCAAAAGCACTAGAGTCCTAATCAAATTTTGACTTTCTTCTTTCCCGCTGAGCCGCCAAATTGGCCTTCGTTGTGGTATTTTCGTTCTATTCcctaaaataaatacaaattacgaaaagtgagtagaatctaataattaatccacatcaggttaggtaataggggaaattaataataaaataaatgataaaatcgcAACCTATCACAAATATTCATGAGAGACCATAATGTTGTCAAGAATTTGCCTACTAGGGATGAAAGTAGATTGATTTTTGCAAATACAGCAATGCAAGACACCTTTGAGCCTATTAGCTAAGATTTTAGCAATGATTTTGTACATGGTATTACAGAGACTTATGGGTCTAAACTGGTTCAGAGATGTAGGATTTAACACTTTGGGGATAAGAGTGATCACAGTATGATTAACACTCTTTAAGAGGTGACCAGTGTGAAAAAATGTTTGGATAGCATATACCACTTCTGTTTTGATGGTAGtccagaatttttgaaagaataaAGGTGACATACCATCAGCCCCAGGAGCTTTGTCCGGGTTCATAGAGAAAATTACatatttaatttcttcttccaGCACTGGTTTTAACAGATTTTCATTCAGATCATCAGTGATAGAGTGGGGTATACCATCCAGTACCTCAGTTAAGTCTCCTACTTCATTGCAGTTCAGGAGGTTCCTATAGTAATCCGCAATTTCATTACTAAACTCCTCCTCGCTCTCAGTCTAAGTACCATCGTCTCGCTGAAGTTTGTTCAGTCTATTTCTCCTTCTCCTACCTTGTACTGAGGCATGGAaatattttgtgtttttgtcaCCATCCTTAAGCCATTGTATCCTTGATTTCTGATGCCAGTGTTGTTCTTCCTCTTTGTATGCATCCTTTAACTGAATCTTTAGGGATGCTACACGTCCCTTTCTGGTGCCCCCATGTGATTGCCGCAGTTCACTCAATTGGTTTTTAATGTGCTCAACCTTCTGCCTTGAGTTTGTTTGGAATTGGTTCTTCCATTTTAGGAGAGCTATACGGCAATTCTTAATCTTTTCTGCACATGAAACATCCTAGATCCATACGTTTCCTGCTGCCAAGCAACCCTGATCACCTCCCCGATGTCATCTCTTTTTAGCCACCTCTTGTCAAAATAAAATCTCTTATTCCTCTGACTAGAGTTCCTCGTTGTGTTAATCATCATAATGCTGTGGTCAGAAGCATAAGAATCTATGTGCCTGCAATTTACATCCTCATAAACCTGTGCCCAAGAAAAGCTACAAAGTCCCCTATCTAGTCTTTGCTTGACCTCACCCGCATCCTCCCAATTGTTACACCAAGTCCAAGGGTGTCCAGTGAAGCCAATATCCATCAATTGATTcccattgatgaattgtttaaaGTCCTGaaaatttctttcctctctACATGTACCTCCCCATTTTTCTTCGTTGGATACAATATCATTAAAGTCTCCAGCTACAACCCATCTTTCCCCCCCCCCAtagacttttccttttttctatgACCTTCCACTGTCGTTTCCTAACCTGATGGTCACAACTCGCATAAATTCCTACAAACCACCAATCAGAATTAGCCTCCATATCCTCCACATGCGCCTCTATGGTGAAGGCAGTCATCAGTACCTGAACAATTTTCACTTCTTCCTTCCATAGAAGAGCCAAGCCTCATGCCTTGTTCATGGCTTCAAAAACAGCCATCTCATCAAATCTTAAAATGTTCTTCACTTTTTCCATGTATGTTGTCCTATTTTTGGTCTCACTTAAAAACACCATGCTTGGAGAGAAGAGGTTATTTACCTCTCTCAGCTGGGAAATTGTCAAAGGGCTCCCCACTCCTTAACAATTCCACACCTGAACCCTCATTTGCACTCTGGGGTCCAACTAGGCATGGACCCTTCTCCCTCACAACCATTCTTCTCAGAACCTCCAGCAACTTCAATCTTATACTTTTTCAAGTCGTGCACATCAGCCCCAGCGCTCTCCATAACCTCATCCATTTcattactttttcttttcccttggtttttcaaatcccCCAAGTTGATGCATATTCCTTTAAGAGCCTGTCTTCTTttacttggtgacctcagaggCCTTTGAATCCTTTTGTTCTGTTTTTTCACTACCTCTTGCTTCCTACCTGTACTACCCTCATCAACCTGCATTAGTATAGCCTCTGAGTGTCCCTCCTCAGGACCTGGCTTCAAGACCTGCTGGCCTCCCTTCTCCCCCTGAATATGATCAAGCTCGCTACCCATAATCATCATATTTCCTCTATCCTGTTCCTTTCCAGCATTCACATCGGCATGCATATTTGGTTCCGCTCCAGATGATGGTTTTGGAGCTCCAGATTCTGCAATTCCCACCAAGTTTGGAGAGAATACTatatttgtagatggtttaggCAAAGCCTCTGTCGGAGTGGTTGTTTGGTCCACTTGCTGTGTTACTGCAATTGGTGTCTCATCCAAACCTCCGGAAACATCACTGCCCGCAGTCTCCCCCCTCTCCTTCTCTACCCAATCCCTATTCTGGTAACTCCAGTGACGTCTTTGGGGGTTAAAAATTACTCCTGTTTGTTTTTTCTAGGGAGACATCTTCCCATTTGCATTCCCTACCCTCATCCAATTTCCATATTGGTTATCCTTTTTCCCTTCAATCCCACTCAAAGACGTTCCACATGATCTCTCGCTGTGTCCTATTCTTCCACAGCTATAGCAAAAATCCGGACATCTCTCATACTTAAAGTGTACCCATTTAACTCCCCCTACCACCTTAATTGTTGTCCCTCTCAGAAGAGGTTGTTCAATATCCACCAGAACAGCTATCTTCAAGTGCCTTCCTTCTTTTCCCCCTGTTTGTGGTATAATGACATCCCTAATCTGATTAAAAACGGATCCTATCTTTTTGCCAACGTCCTTTGAAATCCAGTGAATTGGGAGGTTCCAGACTTGCACCCAGAATGGAGCAAGTTTAAAGGCTTTTTCATCATCCTCTATTCCTTCGTACCACATGTTGACCACCATTAATTGATTATCCAAAATCCAAGGACCTTCCTTAGCTATTCTATCCCTATCACTTTCCTTAGGCAAAATGAATTGGAACAGGTTCGACCCGAGCTCCGCCACAGTCAAATCCTTTGGGTACCCCCAAGCTGCTATAACAAAATTCTTAACTCCCGTATAGTTAGCTACCTTCTCACCCACAATCTTCCCTATCAAGCTGCTTTGGCATTCCTTTAAACCTGAGGATAGCTCCTCTCTCCCCACATCTGTTATCTGCAACTCCTTGATCGATAATTTGAAGCTTTGCAAAATCTCAACAATATCCTCAGCCATGGAACTTAACCTGACGTAATGCTGGTATACCTCTCACCCCCCACACCAATGATCTCAAAGAAAATCGAAAAAGCCACAAAGGAAAATCGAAAAAATATGCTTTTCTCTAGGTAAATGGCAAACTGGTaggcaacaaaaacaaaaagaaaaaaacagagcACAATGCACCTACTTCTAATGCACCTACACTACCAGACAAGGTAAGATGAGAAAATGGCAGTTAGCTTACTTGTCTGCTGTGGTAGCCACACCGATTGTACTGCTTGTTCATGCTTTGATCTGGTTCCGTGAGTGATATTTCCCGGATCAAGATCTAAAGTGTTGATTCCTCAGAACTAGTTCACCTCCTCTAATCATAAGAACTCCTTCGGTAAACAGTGACTCTTCAGCTCCTACTTACTAATAATAGAATCTGGCAATGATTCTCATTCAATGCTAGTTTTACTGCTTGAAAATTGGCTAAAAGTTAAAAAGGTTGCACCTTTTTGGGCATTTAAGAGCTACCACAAAGGGAAGAGATGCTCTCTTTTAAGAGCTACCACAAAAGGGCACCTTTTTGGTCACTTGGTGCTAGATAGTAGAATCCAATAAATTGAAGTGAAGTGGCTCCATTCTTTGGTACCTGTACTAaaccttttcctttttataattaatttattATGAAATTTAATCTTTTCCTCTTTCCAATTATCTTATGCTCTTGTAAAATACATTTCTAGTATCAAAATTGTGATATTATACTATATTTGTAGTATATTTTTCTCAAGACAAATAATTTGACATGTATAAAGTATTTTATTGTTTAATAAGTGTGTATCATTTAAAATTGTGATTCCATACTTTATTTGTGGTTCAAAGAAATACTAATATAATGCATATAAAATTTGGCATACATATAATTTATTATGATAATTTGCTAGAGTTGTATATAACTTATGAAATGTGAATTAAATTCAGGTTTGAAATTTATTCTCCATGGGTAAGTCAACAACAATTGAtgcattttttaaaagaaaaattattgaAGATCAAAAGCACAAGGAGAGTGATGCTACTCCATCATCTATTCTTAGTGAGAGTTTGGTTGTTGAACCTGACGGGTTTTTACTACAAGTGCAAGTTTAATCCGAATTTATACCCGTTTGATTGCAAGTATACAGGCCAAAATTGTAATGTATGGTATGTATCAgctcgatcccacgaggagcaactTAAAACAATTACTAGATccttattttctctattatttaaacTTATGATGAATTTGAGCAGAGAAATTATATTACTACTATCTATAAATCTGATTTAATAAAAACTAGAtgcaaatggagaaatttcactaAAGATTAAATCTAgagatgtagattccacttatggcacaaAAAATCTAAATGAATGATCTTAATACTTGTTATTACTCTTGTTTAAccagggattcatttccaaaaataccaaaatcacattctcatgataataatggtCTAGAACAGcttagtttttcctaatctcttggtaaatactaaGTCTGTTCTTATACACCatttgaatgtatttctattctcaggaacatacaactcaagctctactcatgttaATCCATTGTTTTTACCATTTTTCAATGAGTAAAAATaactataaacctgctattggtgatcaaacaacaacaagtaatccaacatacagaagtagacaagttaatacaagatataacaagtataaatcacattcaattcatatcacttggccataagtttcatctactccctagataaaggaaaTTAGGTATTCATGAATGATAAAACACTCATAATTTCATTAATGTAAAACATCATAaattacaagtacaagaagAGTGAAGAAAATCTTAGCCAAGCAATGGTGAAGCTTTCCAAAAATCTGCTATGTCTTGCAgtagatgattacaagatgaatCCTCCAAgagttcctgcaaaatttacTAGCTAGAGAGTGTTTGCTATCAGAAAATCTGGCTACGTATGGATTGTCCATACCTCCCTATTTTTCTCTATAAAAACTGCTCAAAAGCTTGGTCAAATTTCCACCTCTTGATTCCCAAATCTGAGatttgttaagatagtcaataaccaacttgaaaataagccacctttcttgcccttttgtcttctgaagcatgtgcaccgaattcccttgcatcttattGCTAGAAAGTAATCTGAACACCAGagaaatggctgagcaaattgcagaatttcggctacaaaacgcgcctacacaaaacgcagCTTCAACCCACATTTTGTCGACTCGCGTTTTCAACTCTGCATTTTTGGCCTAGtttcaactgctattttctctatgatggaggccaaactagcttttgtacaaaacacaaaagttgtagccctttgattTAGCTTTTCaattcttcaagaatcatccaaatcggagatttgtagcctgagatatgatcgaaatactatcACCTGGTCAAACCCCTGTTTCAATTTTCGACCACggaatgcagcttctgtattccgactttttgtccatgaaaacagcagaattggatttcgatgtcacataaaaattgtaggtctctttcttagctttaaaatggtataaagatcacctcaatccgataagtgtaactccagatatagtcgaaatactaaagagtgtcaaaactgtcatGAACCGCACTTCTTCACttaaacgtttttcacttcatttctcttttttaCCACTTGAATTGAGCACCAATTATCTaattttcacctcatttgacatcctttggtgattggaTCATTTACCTGCAagaatatgaagtttttaccattaaaatcaatagaaatgccaTATTAGCCACTTTTACAAAAGTtgtatatttttaccaaaacctagttattttagttataaaactaaataatcaaatcaaaattaactaataaaatgtacttaaaaatatgtaaaataaactcttatcagaACCTCCCAAAAAAGTTTGAAGAGTTGAACTTGAAAAGATTGATATTGCTTCTTTGGAACGTGATCCCGGAAAACCTGTGTTTTAAAACTCGGCCAAGTGTCCGGTCTGAGTCATGCTTAAAAACCGGGTAAGTAAAAAtccggtcaaaaaccgggtcTGACTAGGTTTGACCGAAAAAATCGGATTTTCCAGTTCaaacagttttttttaaaaaaaaaactcaaactttttcaatattatgttttgacccctagattgttaaaaaatattaatatacctcaaatatttcatactttatcaattttttcttaaattttggtattatttttcaattaagtccataattttaattctaaacttgttaatgctcattaaataatataaattgttaattgattgttctaatttctttgtattttcttgttaaatatatttaaaacatctaatatatatgaatatacctttattaatattaacatgttattaggtattttacctataatattttaatttttaaataatttttatttatgacgtcatccggttcaacCCCTATTGAACCCGGTTGCACGCATTGACCCCTGATCCCTGAGTTTGACCGAGTCGATACCCGGTCcgattctgaaaacatagcGAAAAACCTCCACCTATATGGAGCTATCCTCTTAATCAACAAGATGAAATTCGTCGAGCTTATATCAATTAAGGGCCATATCAAGTTAAGCTTGAAAATTACCCTTCAAGTGGTTCAAAGAAACATGTTCGTCATTTTTGTAGCTCTTGGTTTGCATTGTTTCCATCTTGGCTTGAATATTCTCCATCAATTGATGCTACTTTTTGTCTTCCATTCTATCTATTTAGTAAGCCGAATGGACGAGTTGAATTAAGTGCATTTGTTCTTGGTGGCTTTAACAATTGGAAGAAGGTCAATAATGGAGATAATTGTGCTTTCTTACGACATGTGGGGAAAAGTCCTAACTCATTTCACAGAATTGCGGTAAAAGCATgcaatgatttgatgaatgctTCTCAACACATTGGAACTTTCATTGAGAAACAAAGTTTTGAGCAAGTTGAGATTAATCGATTAAGGCTTCAAGTTTCAATTGATGTAGTGCGATGGCTTGCATTTCAAGGTTGTGCCTTTCGAGGATGAGATAAGAGTGAAAAATCTCTTAATCGTGGAAACTTTCATCAACTTATTAAGTTGTTGGCTTCGTATAATGATAAGGTAAGAATGATTTTCTTCTAGCTTTGCATTCTTTCTTGAATTTATATAATATCCATGCTTTAAAGAAATCTTTTAAATTCATAATATGCTTCCATTTAGTTATTATctttataaaattataattatGCTCTATTAATGGATAGGTTGCAAATGTTGTTCAAGAAAATGCTCCATCCAATGCCTCCTATACatctcatgaaattcaaaaggagATTCTTTATATATTTTCCAATAaggttagaaaagaaatttgccaAGAGAttggaaattcaaaattttgcactATAGTTGATGAAGCTCGTGATGAGTCCAAAAGAGAGCATATGGCTCTTGTTTTGAGATATGTAGATAAGGAAGTATGCATCCGTGAACGGTTTTTTGGTGTTATTCATGTCCGTGATACTATGGCTTTAACTTTGAAGGAAGGTATTTTTTTctagggttaaaaacaaaaaagccccctgtgataagcctaatacacagaaaagccccccatggtttccaaatatacaacacgaccccttatgctttgaactaaattgtaaaggtgacggaatccgttaaacttaacgaaaatggtcaaaatgaccaaaatacccttatataattaaacaaaagagagctcaaaaaaatcatttgttttattttttaagtagagagaattgagagttaaggggtagaataggtatatttcataaaaattaggtataaaaattttttttaggttccaataagtcatttccgttaagtttaacggattccgtcacctttacaatttagttcaaagcatgaggggtcgtgttgtatattttgaaaccatggggggcttttctgtgtattaggcttatcacagggggcttttttgtttttaacccttttTTCTACTCTCTCTTAACATAATTTGGCCATTCATAACATTCGTGGACAAGGGTATGATGGAGCTATGAGAGGTGAATGGAATGGCTTGCAAGCTTTAATTTGCCATGAATGTCCATATGCCTATTACATTCATTGTTTGGCCTATAGGCTTCAACGTGCTTTAGTTGCAGCTTCTAGAGAAGTAGCTTCTGTTCACCAATTCTTCTCCAATTTAGTTTTCATTATCAACATTGTTCTGCATCTAGCAAACGTAATGATGAATTAAAGGAGGCTCAAACAATTGAAGTTGCTACTAAGATTGCTAATGGTGAACTTGAAATTGGAAGGGGGCTTAATCAAATTGGCACTTTAAAACGAGCTCGAGATACTCGTTGGGGTTCTCATTTGGATTCTATTTCTAGTTTACTGAAAATGTTCAATGCTACTTGTGTGGTTTTAAGTAACATTGCAGCAAATGGAGGAGATGCAAATTTTGCTTTGAATCAGTTGTTATCCTTTGAGTTTGTTTTCACTTTGCATCTTATGAAAGACATTATGGAAATTACTCATCTTCTTTGTATAGCATTGCAACGTAAATCTCAAGATATTTTGAATGCAATGCATCTTGTCTCAAGCACAACAAAGCTACTGAAGAATTTTCGAGATTCGGGATGGGATGATTTCTTGGTGAAAGTTAAATTATTTTGTGAGCAACATCAAATTGATATCCCGGATATGAATGCTCAATATATTGCAAGACGTGGTAGATCTCGAAGTCATCATAATGAGATTAGTGTGGAGCATTATTATCAAGTGGATATATTTCTTGCAACAATTGATTATCAATTGCAAGAGTTACATAGCAGGTTTAATGATCATACCGTGGAATTGCTTGTTTTGAGCACTGCTTTAGATCCTAGAAATGGATTTATGCTGTTCAAGATTGATGATATTTGTAAACTTGCAGAGAAGTTCTATCTgaatgattttatggagcaagaaCCAGTACGTCTAAGAATAGAACTTCAACATTTTGAGCTCGACATTCCAAATCATCCTGAATTGCAAGAATTATCTGGTATTCATGAGTTATGTCAAGGCTTGGTGAAGACAAGAAAATCAGTGATATCTCCTCTTATTGACAGATTGATTAGACTTGTTCTTATTCTTCCTGTATCAATTGCAACTACAGAGCGggcattttcaattatgaaaataatcaagACAAAGCTCCGAAACACGATGGAAGAtcatttcttgaatgattgtctaactGTGTATATAGAAAAGGAAGTTGTTGAAAATTTAGCAGTGATTCAATCATAGATGATTTTTGTTATGACTGTACCGCATATTTATgaatagacatacctttataattaaatttaatatttgatatttttagatgtcatatatttaaatagaagaaaattattttgaacataatatattaagataattttattaggaaaaaattttggcccccccccaaaaaaaatcctGGCCCCGTCACTGATTATATCTgattatatttaattaaaagCTTAATGGTACTACACACAAATGTCAaacattagttttttttttttacaaggaATAGTCATAATTCTGTAAAATCTGATTGCATTTGAAACTGTATAGGCCCATAAAGCTATAAGCCAACAAACATTTTTTAGGAAATTCACTGAGATCAAATAGCTTTTAGAAATTAGGCGAGTGTAAAACTGAAAAGCATTTGAAAAAAATGGTATAAATAGTTAAAAGAATAGTGCAAGGAAAATTATTTCTATAGTGTGAAAAAATAAACTTGGAATTGCAAAAAGTTAGAAGGAAACCCCCTAGATATTTAGGGCTTCAAAACTTCATATTCGTGTTTGAAATAATGGTAGAATGGGAGAGTGTGGATTTAGCTCCACCCTTAGATTCTTATAATCTCATACAGAATTTAATTCCCTATGTGATTTATCATTTATATATACTCGAAGCTTGCTTATAACCATTGCAACAAATTGTACGCATTAAAAGTTAATTCTTGATCATCAGCAAAATTCAATAACAATGTCTTCGTACACTGTTAGGAATATATGGATTTGAATGTAAATTGAGTATTTGTTTTCTTTCATTATCATCTATAGATATCACAAATGAATATGTTAACTTAGCATTTTGATACATCAAGATCAGATCTTAATTACTCAAGTCGCTACTGGCCTGTGTGGAAGGAATCTCAAGTCTATTGGCTTGGGAGGTTTTCACTTTCTAATAATAATAGACCTGTACAATTCCACAAAGCAATGCATTTATGAGTCAACTAATGACTAGAATACTAAAGTTGATTGATTTCGTATTTTGCGGGTAATCCTTATAAATGAAGAGTAAGTTACCCGTTGCCAAGGTCAGAGttcaaatttcaattctaaCAAATAAGTGAATATTTTCCTCACTATATATAGGTTGTTATTCCCATCCTTTT
This window contains:
- the LOC113694727 gene encoding uncharacterized protein, with product MLVANVVQENAPSNASYTSHEIQKEILYIFSNKVRKEICQEIGNSKFCTIVDEARDESKREHMALVLRYVDKEVCIRERKRNDELKEAQTIEVATKIANGELEIGRGLNQIGTLKRARDTRWGSHLDSISSLLKMFNATCVVLSNIAANGGDANFALNQLLSFEFVFTLHLMKDIMEITHLLCIALQRKSQDILNAMHLVSSTTKLLKNFRDSGWDDFLVKVKLFCEQHQIDIPDMNAQYIARRGRSRSHHNEISVEHYYQVDIFLATIDYQLQELHSRFNDHTVELLVLSTALDPRNGFMLFKIDDICKLAEKFYLNDFMEQEPVRLRIELQHFELDIPNHPELQELSGIHELCQGLVKTRKSVISPLIDRLIRLVLILPVSIATTERAFSIMKIIKTKLRNTMEDHFLNDCLTVYIEKEVVENLAVIQS